One window from the genome of Vanessa tameamea isolate UH-Manoa-2023 chromosome 13, ilVanTame1 primary haplotype, whole genome shotgun sequence encodes:
- the LOC113394924 gene encoding AN1-type zinc finger protein 1-like, producing MEFPSLGEHCQNSTCNQVDFLPLQCKCGMVFCRVHFTEHCVSGDCELAPKPRDINLQSDDQIYRCSESGCRKGNLHEMLCNKCHKHYCIEHRFHPSCPEIDDETMAAKIEQFEAPRRQFQEANKHLQDKITENIRKALQSSAKVKTASKIHLMRIKQKALGPKSVSTADRVYFAIKKPANYQAKNVKIISDIDNIMQIESVTLDPDLKDTVPVFISTKWSLGRAIDSICDSCNIKNENNKMGDTKLRLFRQLDGYCISPLKMDVNISELLSTEVLLEGDKLVIEYIDSDVIISLNETAQIFLLDLC from the exons ATGGAGTTCCCTTCACTTGGAGAACACTGCCAGAATTCAACATGTAATCAGGTAGACTTTCTGCCGCTTCAGTGCAAATGTGGTATGGTGTTTTGCCGAGTACATTTTACCGAGCACTGTGTTTCTGGAGACTGTGAGTTAGCGCCGAAGCCCCgtgatattaatttacaaagtgACGATCAAATATATCGATGTTCAGAAAGTGGTTGCAGAAAAGGAAATCTGCACGAAATGCTTTGTAATAAATGCCATAAACATTACTGTATTGAACATAGGTTTCATCC TTCTTGTCCAGAAATTGATGATGAAACAATGGCTGCTAAAATAGAACAGTTTGAGGCTCCAAGGAGACAGTTTCAAGAAGCTAATAAGCACCTTCAAGATAAG ATAACAGAAAATATTAGGAAAGCACTGCAATCGTCAGCAAAGGTGAAAACTGCATCAAAAATTCACTTGATGAGGATTAAACAGAAAGCACTTGGTCCAAAATCGGTATCAACAGCAGATAGAGTTTATTTTGCTATCAAAAAACCAGCTAATTATCAagctaaaaatgttaaaattatttcagacATAGATAATATAATGCAAATTGAATCTGTTACACTGGATCCCGATTTAAAAGATACGGTACCTGtgtttatttcaacaaaatggAGCCTTGGACGTGCTATAGATTCTATTTGCGATagctgtaatattaaaaatgaaaataataaaatgggcGATACGAAATTGAGGTTGTTCAGACAACTGGATGGTTATTGTATAAGTCCTTTGAAAATGGATGTAAATATCTCTGAATTGTTGAGTACGGAGGTTTTATTGGAAGGTGATAAGCTAGTGATTGAATATATTGACAGTGATGTGATAATTAGTTTAAACGAAACAGCACAGATTTTTTTACttgatttatgttaa
- the LOC113394925 gene encoding lutropin-choriogonadotropic hormone receptor-like translates to MFSKRKCQILMACLILFVKLIAGQRESVVLLRSNITRLTARVIRAAGFDLQQVEHLSVMDAPNLEHVAVEDLTKMPNLKSLFITQAPLLHRIPPLPALPELRTFIVTTSGLVEVPNLSHVHDKNSANTSLPYLQAIDLEGNHIKRIPSHALRVRADQVSLNYNLIEEVPAHAFKNSQISKLSFKGNTKLKKLDDLAFAGNLLLRQLDLSNTAITSLPTKGLEKLQILRIEKTPSLKYIPSIYEFQHLEKAFLTHHFHCCAFAFPERHNPARHALYETQLAIMAQKCGKNSHRNTSEPRKRRSINLNSDTKRSTTNVYDDTSTESQDNGSWASDEYFSDSGSFEDYDQGDFHEPVNNSLGVTYFAECGNFSLSRHEVACTPLPDALNPCEDVMGWSWLRASVWFVITAAVVGNIAVLLVLLTNHTELTVPRFLMCHLAFSDLCTGLYLFMIAVVDLRSYGEFFNYAYDWQYGVGCKIAGFLSVFSGQLSVFTLTIVTLERWFAITYAIYLERRISLGAAAKIMIGGWMFSILMAGLPLAGVSDYSSTSICLPVESEGIEDAVYQGGLFLTNAVAWVTIVVCYVQIYRSLGGGGEKYGGRGAAAAAERRIANKMALLIGTDLLCWAPVAFFGVTALAGVPLVDVSHGKVLLVFFYPLNACANPFLYAILTKQYRRDLITLIARTGQCNWLVERYKLAATPPPTAHTNPSAPAALVPLVDYNRSISQVTKNGEAEIL, encoded by the exons taaaattaaTTGCTGGACAGAGAGAGTCAGTCGTGCTCCTTCGTTCCAACATAACCCGTCTCACGGCGAGGGTCATACGAGCCGCCGGCTTCGATCTTCAGCAAGTTGAACATTT ATCAGTGATGGACGCGCCTAATTTAGAGCACGTTGCAGTTGAAGATCTGACCAAAATGCCTAATCTCAAATCTTT atttataaCACAAGCACCTTTGCTACATAGAATCCCACCGCTACCAGCGCTGCCTGAACTGCGCACATT taTCGTAACGACATCAGGTCTGGTCGAGGTGCCAAACTTGAGCCACGTTCATGACAAAAACAGCGCGAACACATCCCTGCCATACTTGCAAGcaat AGACCTCGAAGGCAATCATATAAAACGAATCCCGAGCCACGCGCTGCGAGTCCGGGCTGACCAAGT TTCATTAAATTACAACTTGATAGAGGAAGTTCCAGCTCATGCGTTTAAAAATtcacaaatatcaaaatt gagtTTCAAAGGGAATACTAAGTTAAAGAAATTGGATGATTTGGCATTTGCTGGAAATCTACTATTACGACAACT GGATTTAAGCAACACAGCCATCACGTCGCTTCCTACGAAAGGTctagaaaaattacaaattctCAGAATAGAAAAGACACCGTCTCTGAAATACATTCCATCAATATATGAATTTCAA CACTTGGAGAAGGCGTTTCTGACGCATCACTTCCATTGCTGCGCTTTTGCCTTCCCCGAGAGACACAACCCCGCCAGACATGCGCTGTACGAAACGCAGCTAGCGATCATGGCGCAG AAATGCGGTAAAAATAGCCATAGGAATACTTCAGAGCCAAGGAAACGTCGATCTATAAATCTAAATTCTGACACAAAACGGTCGACCACAAA tgTCTACGATGATACTTCAACTGAAAGCCAAGACAACGGTTCGTGGGCGAGCGACGAATACTTCTCAGACTCTGGCAGCTTCGAAGACTACGATCAAGGAGACTTCCACGAACCAGTCAACAACAGCCTGGGAGTTACCTATTTTGCTGAATGTGGTAACTTCAGCTTGAG CCGACATGAAGTGGCCTGCACTCCGCTGCCAGATGCTCTAAATCCTTGTGAAGACGTGATGGGCTGGTCGTGGCTTCGCGCTAGCGTCTGGTTCGTGATAACCGCAGCTGTTGTCGGAAATATAGCTGTTTTATTAGTCCTCTTAACAAATCACACTGAACTTACTGTACCAAGATTTCTCATGTGCCATCTTGCCTTTTCCGACCTTTGCACAGGATTGTACCTCTTCATGATAGCAGTCGTGGACCTCAGATCTTACGGAGAATTTTTCAATTACGCCTACGATTGGCAATACGGCGTGGGATGCAAAATAGCTGGATTTTTGTCTGTATTCTCCGGACAATTGTCAGTCTTCACTCTCACTATAGTGACGCTGGAGCGTTGGTTTGCAATTACATACGCAATTTACTTAGAGCGAAGAATTTCTTTGGGAGCTGCAGCGAAAATTATGATTGGAGGTTGGATGTTCTCAATACTTATGGCTGGCTTGCCTTTAGCTGGAGTTTCGGATTATTCCTCGACTTCTATTTGTTTACCAGTTGAAAGTGAAGGAATTGAGGACGCAGTTTATCAGGGGGGGTTGTTTTTGACAAATGCAGTCGCGTGGGTCACAATAGTAGTATGTTACGTACAGATTTACAGATCTTTAGGAGGAGGTGGAGAGAAGTATGGGGGGAGGGGAGCTGCTGCTGCGGCTGAAAGACGGATAGCAAATAAAATGGCTCTTCTTATTGGAACAGATTTACTGTGTTGGGCACCTGTTGCGTTCTTTGGTGTTACAGCGCTGGCTGGAGTACCATTGGTCGATGTCAGTCACGGGAAAGTACTTCTCGTTTTCTTCTATCCTTTGAACGCATGTGCAAATCCATTTCTCTACGCAATCCTGACGAAACAATACCGCAGAGATCTCATAACATTAATCGCAAGAACAGGACAATGTAATTGGTTGGTGGAAAGGTATAAATTAGCAGCGACACCCCCTCCAACAGCGCATACCAATCCTTCAGCACCAGCAGCACTCGTACCTCTAGTGGACTACAATAGATCGATATCACAAGTCACAAAGAATGGAGAAGccgaaattttgtaa